In a single window of the Chondrocystis sp. NIES-4102 genome:
- a CDS encoding oligopeptidase A yields the protein MTDATITKNPLLIGKGLPPFDKIEVEQVVPAMTQLLEELEGEVSKLEANVTPTWAGLVEPLTAIEERLGWSWGIVGHLMSVKNSPELRQAYETMQPGIVKFYNKLSQSKPLYEAFKGIKEGAEWYKLEPAQQRIINSSIRDFELSGVGLEGEAKERFNQIQLESAELSTKFSNNVLDATKAFKLKLTEAKDVEGLPPSALGLMAQTAKAEGEESATPEKGPWVVTLDYPSYVPFLKYATNRELREKLYKAFISRAASGELDNRGNIDRILALRKEQANLLGFDNYAQLSLARKMAPDVDAVQQLQEELRVASYDAAMQEFEELKAFAGTEDLKHWDTSYWAEKQREAKFDFNEEELRPYFSLPKVLDGLFSLASRIFGITITAADGQVPVWHEDVRYFQIADESGEAIAFFYLDPYSRPAEKRGGAWMNDCVGRAKMTVENKTETRLPVAYLICNQTPPVEDKPSLMTFGEVTTLFHEFGHGLQHMLTTIDYVGAAGINNVEWDAVELPSQFMENWCYDRPTLFGMAKHYQTGETLPEEYYQKLVAAKNYMSGSAMLRQLHFGMLDMELHSNYQPGGQETPNDVRDRLAKNTSVLQPLDEDNFLCSFGHIFAGGYAAGYYSYKWAEVLSADAFAAFEEAGLDNEEAVKSVGKRFRDTVLSLGGSLHPMEVFQAFRGRQPKTEPLLRHSGLLATA from the coding sequence ATGACAGACGCAACTATTACTAAAAATCCATTATTAATTGGTAAAGGACTACCCCCCTTCGATAAGATAGAGGTAGAACAAGTAGTTCCTGCAATGACGCAACTATTAGAGGAATTAGAGGGTGAAGTTAGCAAACTAGAAGCAAATGTTACCCCTACTTGGGCTGGTTTAGTTGAACCCCTAACAGCAATTGAAGAACGTTTAGGCTGGAGTTGGGGAATTGTTGGACATTTGATGAGTGTTAAAAATAGCCCCGAGTTGCGTCAAGCGTATGAAACAATGCAGCCAGGGATCGTTAAGTTTTATAATAAGTTGAGTCAAAGTAAGCCATTATACGAGGCTTTTAAAGGAATTAAAGAGGGTGCAGAGTGGTATAAATTAGAACCTGCACAGCAAAGAATTATTAATTCTTCAATTCGTGATTTTGAATTATCTGGGGTTGGGTTAGAAGGCGAAGCCAAGGAAAGATTTAATCAAATTCAATTGGAGTCGGCGGAACTTTCTACTAAGTTTTCTAATAATGTTTTGGATGCGACTAAGGCTTTTAAATTAAAGCTAACTGAAGCTAAAGATGTAGAAGGTTTACCCCCTAGTGCTTTGGGCTTGATGGCGCAAACGGCTAAAGCTGAGGGCGAGGAATCCGCTACTCCAGAAAAGGGCCCTTGGGTGGTAACTTTAGATTATCCTAGTTATGTTCCTTTCCTCAAATATGCCACTAATCGAGAATTACGGGAGAAATTATATAAAGCTTTTATATCCCGTGCTGCTAGTGGAGAATTAGATAATCGTGGTAATATTGATCGCATCCTCGCATTAAGAAAAGAACAAGCTAATCTCCTCGGTTTTGATAATTATGCCCAATTAAGTTTGGCGCGTAAAATGGCACCTGATGTTGATGCGGTACAACAGTTACAGGAAGAATTAAGAGTTGCTAGTTATGATGCAGCCATGCAGGAATTTGAGGAATTAAAAGCCTTTGCAGGTACAGAAGATCTTAAGCATTGGGATACTAGTTATTGGGCAGAAAAGCAAAGAGAAGCGAAATTTGACTTTAATGAGGAGGAATTACGCCCTTATTTCTCCCTACCTAAAGTTTTGGATGGTTTATTTAGTCTAGCTAGTCGTATCTTTGGGATAACTATTACCGCAGCCGATGGACAAGTACCAGTATGGCATGAGGATGTACGTTATTTCCAAATTGCTGATGAATCTGGCGAAGCTATTGCATTCTTTTATTTAGATCCCTATTCTCGTCCAGCCGAAAAACGCGGTGGTGCGTGGATGAATGACTGTGTTGGTCGGGCTAAAATGACAGTGGAAAATAAAACTGAAACTCGTCTACCAGTTGCTTATTTGATTTGTAACCAGACTCCCCCAGTGGAAGATAAACCCAGCTTGATGACCTTTGGAGAAGTAACTACTTTATTCCACGAATTCGGTCACGGTCTACAGCATATGTTAACTACTATTGACTATGTTGGGGCAGCAGGTATTAACAATGTGGAATGGGATGCGGTAGAATTACCAAGTCAGTTTATGGAAAACTGGTGTTATGATCGCCCCACTCTCTTCGGTATGGCAAAACACTATCAAACTGGCGAAACTTTACCAGAAGAATATTATCAAAAACTAGTAGCAGCTAAAAACTATATGAGTGGTTCTGCTATGCTACGTCAGTTACACTTTGGAATGTTGGATATGGAACTCCATTCTAATTATCAACCAGGTGGTCAAGAAACTCCTAATGATGTTCGCGATCGCTTGGCTAAAAATACTAGTGTGTTGCAACCTCTAGATGAAGATAATTTCCTTTGTTCTTTTGGGCATATTTTCGCAGGTGGATATGCAGCAGGATATTATAGCTATAAATGGGCGGAAGTATTAAGTGCTGATGCTTTTGCAGCTTTTGAGGAGGCGGGTTTAGACAACGAAGAGGCGGTTAAATCTGTCGGTAAACGTTTCCGTGATACAGTGCTTTCTCTTGGCGGTAGTTTGCATCCTATGGAAGTATTCCAGGCTTTCCGTGGTAGACAGCCTAAAACTGAACCCTTGTTAAGACATAGTGGTTTACTTGCTACTGCTTAA
- a CDS encoding GAF sensor signal transduction histidine kinase: protein MSQAKPDNNSLNFATSKEKENIVAAIALRIRQSLDLNVILHQAVVEVREFLQTDRVLLYRFEPDWSGVIVTESVKNDHTVVGYRVKDFCFATKHIEEYKHGKIQAINDTTTAKLPSCYQEILSSFGVKANLIVPIIASEQLWGLLVAHQCNSPRQWEVAEITILKQLAIQLGIAVQQAELYQQVQSFNTYLELKVKQRTAILQNAVRFETLIRKVTEKVRDSLDEPQILHTVTQEIGEVLSIDRCKIELYNYNHTTATIAYEYTVNSPTCQNTTRRVADFGELYQQLLKKQSLQFVEQVPELSPLNIQATRLVCPIFDNQGVLGNLWLLRPRDEYFEISEISLVEQVANQCAIAIRQARLYQQSQTQINELAKLNVIKDDFLRTISHELRTPMSSIILASETLETLLEHEIGTKKSTTFIKVLDIFRAACKRQNQLVDDLLTLCYTDVKKETLTMQWIEFGVWLPQIIEPFIERINQQKQELVINLDANFPLFKSDISTIKRILVELLNNACKYTPIGETIAITADTSHQGIIFIVSNTGVEIPPAEQKLVFDKFYRIPSQDPWQFGGTGIGLALVKSLVELLNGTIELESCEQRTTFIISFTCEISENL from the coding sequence TTGTCTCAAGCCAAACCTGATAACAATTCTCTAAATTTTGCAACTAGCAAAGAGAAAGAAAATATAGTGGCTGCGATCGCGTTACGAATTCGCCAGTCATTAGATTTAAACGTAATTCTTCATCAAGCTGTAGTAGAGGTTAGGGAATTTTTACAAACGGATCGGGTACTACTTTATCGTTTTGAACCTGATTGGAGTGGTGTAATCGTTACTGAATCTGTTAAAAATGATCACACCGTAGTCGGGTATAGAGTTAAAGATTTTTGTTTTGCAACAAAGCATATAGAAGAATATAAGCATGGTAAAATTCAAGCAATCAATGATACCACCACAGCTAAATTACCCTCTTGTTATCAGGAAATATTAAGCTCATTTGGAGTTAAAGCAAATTTAATTGTTCCAATTATTGCTAGCGAACAGTTATGGGGGCTTTTAGTCGCTCATCAATGTAATTCTCCTCGTCAATGGGAAGTGGCGGAAATAACCATACTTAAGCAATTAGCAATACAGTTAGGAATAGCCGTACAACAGGCAGAATTATATCAACAAGTTCAAAGTTTTAATACTTATCTAGAACTAAAAGTTAAACAGCGCACCGCTATCTTACAAAATGCAGTTCGTTTTGAAACTTTAATTCGTAAAGTCACCGAAAAAGTTAGAGATAGCTTAGATGAACCACAAATTCTACATACGGTAACCCAGGAAATTGGGGAAGTTTTAAGTATCGATCGCTGTAAAATCGAGCTTTATAATTATAATCATACTACAGCAACCATTGCCTACGAATACACAGTTAATTCTCCCACTTGTCAAAATACCACCAGGCGAGTTGCAGATTTTGGGGAACTTTACCAGCAATTATTAAAAAAACAATCTCTTCAGTTTGTCGAACAAGTACCCGAACTTAGCCCTCTCAATATTCAAGCTACTAGATTAGTATGTCCAATTTTTGATAATCAAGGAGTTTTGGGTAATCTGTGGTTATTACGCCCTCGTGACGAATATTTTGAAATATCAGAAATTAGTTTAGTCGAACAAGTAGCCAATCAATGCGCGATCGCTATTCGTCAGGCGCGACTATATCAACAATCTCAAACACAGATTAATGAACTGGCTAAATTAAATGTGATTAAAGATGATTTTCTGCGCACTATCTCCCATGAGTTGAGAACGCCCATGAGTAGTATTATACTCGCCTCAGAAACCTTAGAAACACTATTAGAACATGAAATAGGTACTAAGAAATCTACTACTTTTATCAAGGTTTTGGATATTTTTCGTGCTGCTTGTAAAAGACAAAATCAATTAGTCGATGATTTATTAACTCTTTGCTATACAGATGTAAAAAAAGAAACCCTAACTATGCAGTGGATTGAGTTTGGGGTATGGCTACCACAAATTATTGAACCTTTTATCGAACGAATTAATCAACAAAAACAGGAATTAGTTATTAATCTAGATGCTAATTTTCCGCTATTTAAGTCCGATATTTCGACTATTAAAAGGATTTTGGTAGAATTACTCAATAATGCTTGTAAATATACCCCCATAGGCGAGACTATTGCTATTACTGCTGACACTAGTCATCAAGGTATTATATTTATCGTCAGTAATACAGGAGTTGAAATACCACCAGCCGAACAAAAATTAGTATTTGATAAGTTTTATCGTATTCCCAGTCAAGATCCTTGGCAATTTGGGGGAACAGGTATTGGGCTTGCTTTGGTTAAAAGTTTGGTTGAGTTATTAAATGGAACAATTGAACTAGAAAGTTGTGAACAAAGGACGACTTTTATAATTTCTTTTACTTGTGAGATTAGCGAAAATTTATAA
- a CDS encoding GCN5-related N-acetyltransferase produces the protein MLKISQAEIPLAAKILARGFFDDPMLSFIFLERENRLDALTAFFQVFLADTVRRGEVLIAPNEAGAIAWYPTGIRLFDDCFNEVLAKLTEIITTFGGLLAAERFEQIASQAEKFEPKQVHCEVMWIALIPEARGKGIGRDLLSPVLNHADEQQVSCYLVSSNLKNISFYEGHGFRQIFSIPINSQLSLTGMWRDAVNKIN, from the coding sequence ATGTTAAAAATTTCTCAAGCTGAAATTCCATTGGCAGCAAAGATTCTAGCTCGTGGATTTTTTGACGATCCTATGTTGTCATTCATTTTTTTAGAAAGAGAGAACAGACTAGATGCTTTGACAGCATTTTTTCAGGTTTTTCTTGCAGATACTGTTCGGCGTGGTGAAGTTCTAATTGCGCCAAATGAAGCAGGTGCGATCGCATGGTATCCAACTGGCATTCGATTATTTGACGATTGCTTTAATGAAGTTTTAGCTAAACTTACTGAAATCATCACAACTTTCGGCGGGTTACTAGCAGCAGAGCGATTCGAGCAAATTGCAAGTCAGGCTGAGAAGTTTGAGCCAAAACAAGTTCATTGTGAAGTCATGTGGATAGCACTTATTCCTGAAGCACGAGGGAAAGGTATTGGCAGAGATTTGTTATCTCCAGTCTTGAATCATGCTGACGAACAGCAAGTAAGTTGTTATCTTGTCTCCTCCAATCTAAAAAATATTTCATTTTACGAGGGACATGGTTTTCGACAGATATTCTCGATTCCAATCAATTCTCAACTTTCTCTAACTGGAATGTGGCGAGATGCGGTTAATAAAATTAATTAG
- a CDS encoding lipoic acid synthetase, with protein MNSSQASDLTKNKWREEVTSLPAWLKRPIGKASELSTVQRIIKQKQIYTICEEGRCPNRGECYANLTATFLLMGQTCTRACAFCQVEKGHAPMLLDPDEPQKVADAVESLGLRYVVLTSVARDDLADGGAAWFVKVIKAVRSKNPDTQIEVLTPDFWSGKEAVTSQKDRVATVVGAKPACYNHNLETVERLQAPVRRGAKYDRSLNVLRLVKELDPTIPTKSGLMLGLGETEAEIIQTLHDLRSINCDRLTLGQYMRPSLEHLPVEKYWTPEEFTRLGEIAQELGFKQVRSAPLVRSSYHAGEA; from the coding sequence ATGAATTCAAGTCAAGCAAGTGACTTAACTAAAAATAAGTGGCGCGAAGAAGTAACATCCTTACCTGCATGGTTAAAAAGACCAATTGGCAAAGCCAGTGAATTATCTACTGTGCAGCGAATTATTAAACAAAAACAGATATATACAATCTGTGAAGAAGGCAGATGTCCTAATCGCGGGGAATGTTACGCTAATCTAACTGCTACTTTTTTACTGATGGGGCAAACTTGTACTCGTGCTTGTGCTTTTTGTCAGGTAGAAAAGGGTCATGCACCAATGCTTTTAGATCCTGATGAGCCTCAAAAGGTGGCTGATGCTGTTGAATCTTTAGGTTTACGCTACGTGGTGCTAACTTCTGTGGCGCGAGATGATTTAGCTGATGGCGGTGCTGCTTGGTTTGTTAAGGTGATCAAAGCAGTTAGAAGCAAAAACCCCGATACACAGATAGAAGTTCTGACTCCTGATTTTTGGAGTGGTAAGGAAGCGGTAACTAGTCAAAAAGATAGGGTGGCAACCGTAGTTGGAGCTAAACCTGCTTGTTATAACCATAATTTGGAAACCGTTGAACGTCTACAAGCACCAGTTAGAAGAGGGGCAAAATACGATCGCTCTCTCAATGTTCTACGCTTAGTAAAAGAATTAGATCCAACTATTCCAACTAAATCAGGCTTAATGTTAGGTTTGGGGGAAACAGAAGCAGAAATTATTCAAACACTACATGATTTAAGATCGATCAATTGCGATCGCTTGACTTTAGGGCAGTATATGCGTCCTTCCCTAGAACACTTACCCGTCGAGAAATACTGGACTCCTGAAGAGTTTACTCGTTTGGGTGAAATTGCCCAAGAATTAGGATTTAAACAGGTACGCTCTGCCCCCCTAGTGCGTAGTTCTTACCATGCTGGAGAAGCATAG
- a CDS encoding oxidoreductase molybdopterin binding protein encodes MTLIRIPKSWEISENQITPPRLYYNRRSFIKTLVGAGITASLLPLTGCQAGASGVGKSASAMALEKSIDLPKIKSYTTNPNFSQVDRAIAEEKIAAQYNNFYEYGGTKKIWLEAQKLPTENWQVEVAGLVKNPRTYDLDQLKQKFPLEERIYRFRCVEAWSMVLPWLGFPMKALLKDVEPTAEAKYVRFTSFYDPEITKGPGFHIGSLPWPYTEGLRIEEMANDLAFFAVGIYGHDLPKQHGAPLRMVTPWKYGFKGAKSIVKIEFVAQQPATYWNTIAPNEYKFEANVNPTVPHPRWSQATEKFISSGPGLTWEIKETLPYNGYGEYVADLYT; translated from the coding sequence ATGACTTTGATTCGTATTCCAAAGTCCTGGGAAATCTCTGAAAATCAGATTACACCCCCTAGGCTTTATTATAATCGTCGTAGCTTTATTAAAACCTTAGTTGGTGCAGGTATTACCGCTAGTCTGCTACCTTTAACTGGCTGTCAAGCAGGGGCATCGGGGGTAGGTAAATCCGCCTCAGCAATGGCTTTAGAAAAAAGTATTGATTTGCCGAAAATTAAATCTTATACAACTAATCCTAATTTTAGCCAGGTAGATAGAGCGATCGCTGAAGAAAAAATTGCAGCACAGTATAATAATTTCTATGAGTATGGCGGAACTAAGAAAATTTGGTTAGAAGCGCAAAAACTGCCTACGGAAAATTGGCAAGTAGAAGTAGCAGGACTGGTTAAAAATCCCCGTACCTACGATCTAGATCAGTTAAAACAAAAGTTTCCTCTAGAAGAAAGAATATATAGATTTCGCTGTGTAGAAGCCTGGTCGATGGTCTTACCCTGGTTGGGATTTCCTATGAAAGCATTATTAAAGGATGTTGAACCAACCGCCGAAGCTAAATATGTCCGCTTTACTTCTTTCTATGATCCTGAGATTACTAAGGGCCCAGGTTTCCATATAGGTTCTCTTCCTTGGCCCTATACCGAAGGGTTGAGAATTGAAGAAATGGCAAACGATCTAGCTTTCTTTGCTGTAGGTATTTACGGTCACGACTTACCAAAACAACATGGCGCACCCTTGAGAATGGTTACTCCTTGGAAATATGGGTTTAAGGGGGCAAAATCTATTGTAAAAATTGAATTTGTTGCCCAGCAACCTGCAACCTACTGGAATACTATCGCCCCAAACGAATATAAGTTTGAAGCCAATGTAAACCCCACTGTGCCTCATCCTCGTTGGTCACAAGCGACAGAAAAGTTTATTAGTTCTGGCCCTGGTTTGACTTGGGAAATTAAAGAAACCCTACCTTATAACGGTTATGGTGAGTATGTAGCAGATTTGTATACCTAG
- a CDS encoding putative K+ channel, inward rectifier protein, translating into MRDEITREGEFIRRFHLLKLIRDRTPRLTLSWTIMHAIDQTSPLWQATLESLVSSRANLVVSLNGIDETVYHSLHARYTYGANDIFFDHRFVDIFEQTPEGHRYLNLNYFDEVESLS; encoded by the coding sequence ATGAGGGATGAAATTACTAGGGAAGGGGAATTTATACGTCGATTTCATTTACTCAAATTAATACGCGATCGCACCCCCAGATTAACTCTTAGCTGGACAATTATGCACGCCATCGACCAAACCAGTCCTTTATGGCAAGCTACCCTAGAATCTTTAGTTAGTAGTAGAGCTAACTTAGTTGTTTCTCTCAATGGCATTGATGAAACTGTCTATCATTCCCTTCATGCTCGCTATACTTATGGTGCTAATGATATTTTCTTTGATCATCGTTTTGTTGATATATTTGAGCAAACACCCGAAGGACACCGCTATTTAAATCTTAATTATTTTGATGAGGTAGAAAGCCTGTCTTAA
- a CDS encoding K+ channel, inward rectifier, translating to MNPTCLYSNILVTIQALLGTVGMALMTGLAFAKFSLVQE from the coding sequence ATGAACCCAACTTGTCTTTATAGTAATATCTTAGTGACGATCCAAGCCTTACTTGGCACTGTGGGGATGGCTTTGATGACAGGTTTAGCATTTGCCAAGTTTTCACTCGTGCAAGAGTGA
- a CDS encoding K+ channel protein — translation MLPSSGSRRKKRRHKKLKINFNNGRLEAPNINKWQTHWREPYYLMLTRARVTEATGFHIS, via the coding sequence ATGTTACCTTCCTCTGGTTCTAGACGTAAAAAACGCCGTCATAAAAAACTAAAAATTAATTTTAATAATGGACGCTTAGAAGCACCCAATATCAATAAATGGCAAACTCACTGGCGAGAGCCTTATTATCTGATGTTGACTCGTGCAAGAGTGACGGAAGCTACGGGATTTCACATCTCGTAG